From a single Lolium rigidum isolate FL_2022 chromosome 7, APGP_CSIRO_Lrig_0.1, whole genome shotgun sequence genomic region:
- the LOC124671143 gene encoding probable E3 ubiquitin-protein ligase WAVH2 — MEVYGRKEAPGIANDQHLLVELTAPPVSEEGKKPGLDLVAVLDVSTSMRGHKLQNLKGAMNYVIKKLGVKDRLAIIPFATAVEKHRFKLAHMSKDAKHKATSFVHGLEAHVGTNIHAALEAGLKVLHDRARKDGPLLASPMSPSTRLVSASDHGPQVLEAIATKSLGGTYHYVRDDHGATLTTSFSQPLAGLRSVVLLDLKLTLRRGESTIRKVEAGKYPQKKHADGSVTVEFGHLYRDEIRKVLMFLHLPAVHHDHEATVMRAEAVYSIPGHGKITAEPREFYMYRKGRLDGYPFGHIQRVSIEQVRHDHVSSIRKIMHAADNEELHHARTMLAGALKALKEFLEEHHSNEMAKSLVVELKQFRGHMVSQHEYNMQGRAYALASISSHERQRFTARGGVDHVRLFATPRMDKYLEQAVKFHKNPNVHI; from the exons ATGGAGGTGTACGGTCGCAAGGAAGCGCCAGGCATAGCTAACGACCAGCATTTGTTGGTCGAGCTCACCGCGCCCCCCGTCAGCGAGGAGGGGAAAAAGCCGGGGCTGGACCTGGTGGCCGTCCTGGACGTCAGCACGAGCATGCGGGGCCACAAGCTCCAGAACCTCAAGGGCGCCATGAACTACGTCATCAAGAAGCTCGGGGTGAAGGACCGCCTCGCTATCATCCCCTTCGCAACGGCCGTCGAGAAGCACCGGTTCAAGCTGGCGCACATGAGCAAAGACGCCAAGCACAAGGCGACCAGCTTCGTCCACGGCCTGGAGGCCCACGTCGGCACCAATATCCACGCCGCGCTGGAGGCCGGCCTCAAGGTGCTTCACGATCGCGCgcgcaaggacg GACCGTTGCTGGCGTCGCCCATGTCACCGTCGACACGTTTGGTTTCGGCTTCCGATCACGGCCCGCAA GTTCTCGAGGCGATCGCGACCAAGAGCCTTGGAGGCACGTACCACTACGTTCGGGACGACCATGGCGCCAccctgacgacgtccttctcgcaGCCCCTGGCCGGCCTCCGCTCGGTCGTCTTGCTGGACCTGAAGCTCACCCTGAGGAGAGGAGAGTCGACCATACGAAAGGTGGAAGCCGGCAAATACCCGCAGAAGAAGCACGCCGACGGCTCCGTCACCGTCGAATTCGGCCATCTCTACCGTGACGAGATCCGCAAGGTCTTGATGTTCCTCCACCTCCCAGCCGTCCACCATGACCACGAGGCTACCGTTATGAGAGCCGAAGCCGTGTACAG TATCCCGGGGCATGGAAAAATTACAGCTGAGCCTAGGGAATTTTATATGTACCGCAAGGGAAGACTAGACGGGTACCCTTTTGGGCATATTCAACGGGTGAGCATCGAGCAGGTCCGCCACGACCACGTCAGCAGCATAAGGAAGATCATGCACGCCGCCGACAACGAGGAGCTTCACCATGCCCGCACCATGCTCGCGGGTGCCCTGAAGGCTCTCAAGGAGTTCCTCGAGGAACACCACTCCAATGAAATGGCCAAGTCACTCGTCGTCGAGCTGAAGCAATTCCGCGGCCACATGGTGTCGCAGCACGAGTACAACATGCAAGGCCGCGCCTACGCGTTGGCATCGATCTCATCGCACGAACGCCAGCGGTTCACGGCACGGGGCGGCGTCGACCACGTCAGGCTCTTCGCCACGCCGCGCATGGACAAGTACTTGGAGCAGGCCGTCAAGTTCCACAAAAACCCCAACGTTCACATATGA